The Leptolyngbya sp. CCY15150 genome has a segment encoding these proteins:
- a CDS encoding ABC transporter permease, whose amino-acid sequence MIIRRIRNQFFKELQQFQRDRLGVALAFILPVIALLIIGFAIRLEAKNIPLVARDLDQTTLSRSYIERLYATNLFVPAEWQGRRFPDALDRGTAQVQITIPAGFAADAAAGRTGTVEVVIDGSDTINARVIDLAIKGTTLAVVQEQLGELSKTLGIVAQVRLWFNPGREESLFIVPGSYGVILAIFPPLLIAIALVREKEQGTMLQLYASSLSALELLIGKSLAYIAVGLGEALLLFIVGFLCFGVRLVGDPFPLLLGTPVFLLAGVQLGLIIGIFTTTQSAAVQAIGTIKVLTAFLLAGFLFPLNSVPFPFSIASYLVPVRYYIELCRDVFVRGSGWFGTWSLILAMLILGLAEFGLAWWGMRRMQLAS is encoded by the coding sequence ATGATCATTCGCCGGATTCGCAATCAGTTTTTCAAAGAATTGCAGCAGTTTCAGCGCGATCGCTTAGGGGTGGCACTGGCGTTCATTCTACCTGTCATTGCCTTATTGATTATTGGCTTTGCGATTCGCCTGGAGGCTAAAAATATCCCGCTGGTGGCGCGCGATTTAGATCAAACGACGCTAAGTCGCAGCTATATCGAACGACTCTATGCCACCAATCTCTTTGTTCCAGCGGAGTGGCAAGGGCGACGCTTTCCGGATGCCCTCGATCGCGGCACGGCTCAAGTCCAAATTACCATTCCTGCGGGGTTTGCAGCCGATGCGGCGGCAGGGAGAACAGGTACTGTGGAGGTGGTGATCGATGGTAGCGACACCATCAATGCCCGTGTGATCGACCTGGCTATCAAAGGAACCACCCTGGCGGTTGTGCAAGAACAGTTGGGGGAACTATCCAAAACCTTGGGTATCGTGGCTCAGGTGCGGCTGTGGTTTAACCCAGGCCGGGAAGAATCCCTGTTCATTGTGCCAGGAAGTTATGGGGTAATCCTGGCCATTTTCCCACCGCTCTTGATTGCGATCGCCCTGGTGCGGGAAAAAGAACAGGGTACGATGCTGCAACTGTATGCCTCCAGCCTCAGCGCCTTGGAACTGCTAATCGGCAAATCCCTGGCCTACATCGCTGTGGGGCTAGGGGAAGCGCTCCTGCTGTTTATCGTGGGTTTCCTGTGCTTTGGCGTTCGATTGGTCGGCGATCCATTCCCTCTGCTGCTTGGCACCCCGGTGTTTCTGTTAGCGGGTGTGCAGTTGGGGTTGATCATTGGCATTTTTACCACGACCCAGAGTGCAGCGGTGCAGGCGATCGGCACCATTAAAGTGTTAACCGCATTTCTCCTGGCAGGGTTTCTATTTCCGCTCAATAGTGTGCCCTTTCCGTTTTCGATTGCATCCTATCTGGTGCCTGTGCGCTATTACATCGAACTCTGTCGGGATGTATTTGTGCGGGGATCGGGGTGGTTTGGCACATGGTCTTTGATTCTTGCCATGCTGATCTTGGGACTGGCTGAGTTTGGGCTTGCCTGGTGGGGTATGCGTCGGATGCAACTAGCGAGTTAA
- a CDS encoding ABC transporter permease translates to MLNRRLLALLIKESTELLRNRQLVIFLTIAPILSMVIFGYVLNSNISHLRLGVLDQNQVALSRDLVDAFTANQVFLAKSYTYDQQNLTQHIEQGHVDAGLIIPSTFSRDLLQTGTSEVAIAIDGINAYSSGLAKGYVAQITTQFNLTLLAQNQPLSTPLAVPMQADIRFRYNPGTLDSWFFVPGVIGTILTLSAILAAAVEAVREKDQGTLEQLLMTPVASTAILISKIVPISGLLTGTLLMCFAVAYGVFQLPFRGNLLLLLIFSMLYIQIGVAIGLAISTFSNNKLQTILVGIFLNIPIILLGGAVTSVNSMPLLFRWIAKINPLYHYLVILRGILLKGTGLEVWWLHAIAMLLFAIATLLISANRYRRQLS, encoded by the coding sequence ATGCTGAATCGTCGTCTCTTGGCTCTCCTGATTAAAGAATCCACGGAGTTATTGCGAAATCGTCAACTGGTGATTTTCCTGACGATCGCCCCCATCCTTTCAATGGTGATTTTTGGCTATGTCCTCAACTCCAATATCTCCCACCTCCGGCTGGGCGTTTTGGATCAAAATCAGGTTGCGCTCAGTCGTGATCTAGTCGATGCCTTCACGGCCAATCAGGTGTTTCTTGCGAAGAGCTACACCTATGACCAGCAAAACCTGACGCAACACATTGAACAGGGGCACGTCGATGCTGGGTTGATCATTCCCTCCACCTTCAGCCGCGATCTGTTGCAAACCGGCACATCAGAAGTGGCGATCGCCATCGATGGCATTAATGCTTACAGCTCTGGTCTAGCCAAGGGATATGTGGCTCAGATTACCACTCAATTTAACTTAACTCTGCTGGCGCAAAACCAACCCCTATCAACGCCATTAGCCGTTCCCATGCAGGCAGATATTCGCTTTCGTTACAATCCCGGAACGCTCGATAGCTGGTTCTTTGTCCCTGGTGTGATTGGCACGATCCTAACGTTGAGCGCAATCCTGGCAGCCGCTGTGGAAGCAGTGCGGGAAAAGGATCAGGGAACCTTAGAGCAACTCCTGATGACTCCTGTCGCGTCTACAGCCATTCTTATTTCCAAAATCGTACCTATTTCCGGGCTGCTCACAGGCACCTTGCTGATGTGCTTTGCCGTTGCCTATGGGGTATTTCAACTGCCCTTTCGCGGCAATCTGCTGCTGTTGTTAATATTCTCGATGCTCTACATCCAAATTGGTGTAGCAATTGGACTGGCGATTTCTACCTTTTCTAATAACAAATTGCAAACAATTTTAGTTGGCATCTTTTTAAATATCCCAATCATTTTATTAGGGGGCGCTGTCACATCCGTTAACAGTATGCCCCTGCTCTTTCGTTGGATTGCCAAAATTAATCCCTTGTATCATTACCTGGTCATTCTGCGCGGCATCTTACTCAAGGGTACGGGGCTGGAGGTCTGGTGGCTACACGCGATCGCCATGCTTTTGTTTGCGATCGCCACTCTCCTGATCAGCGCCAATCGTTATCGCAGACAGCTCAGTTAA